One segment of Deltaproteobacteria bacterium DNA contains the following:
- a CDS encoding twin-arginine translocase TatA/TatE family subunit — protein MFNMGGGELFLVGLVALLLIGPRKLPEVATQLGRWLRDLQRGFEDVKKSVREGLKEEEKKEKKDAE, from the coding sequence ATGTTCAACATGGGTGGGGGAGAACTGTTTTTAGTCGGGTTGGTGGCCCTCCTGCTGATCGGCCCGAGAAAACTTCCGGAGGTGGCAACGCAACTGGGGCGCTGGTTGCGTGACCTGCAACGGGGATTCGAAGATGTAAAAAAGAGCGTGCGCGAGGGGCTTAAGGAGGAAGAAAAGAAAGAAAAAAAAGATGCCGAATAG